CCGCCCTCCATTATAGGCCGCCAGCATCAACACTTCATTTCCTTGAAACTCTTGTTTCAGAGAAGCCAGATACCAAGTACCAAAACGAATATTTGTTTCCGGCTCGTTTAAATGCTCTTCAAAAAAAGCGTCTTCTCCTATATTGTGGGCAACCCATTGAGCCGTCTCTGGCATCATCTGCATCAGTCCGCGAGCGCCTTGGTTGGATACGGCCTGTGGCTTAAATTTACTTTCCGCTTGAATCACCGCCGCAACAAGCATAGGGTCTAGTTCCCTGCTGGCCGCATAGGTTTCAACCAAAGGCCGATAAGGAAACGGGAAACGATAGTTTTCTTCAAACCATACACTGCGATAGCCTCCATATACGACTAGAACAAGCAAAAAGAGACACGCAACGCTTCTCATACGGCTGCCATCCCGTCGAACACTTCTTACAGCCGCTCGCGTATACATCAAACTACTTCTACTCATGTGGCCGCCTTTCCAAGAATACTGCGCGTTGGGGAAGTACCCCTTGCAGCACGCGCATCCATTGCTCTTTCACTTGTAAAAGGGTCGCTTCTTCAGTACCATTATTATCAATGCAGACATCTGCCTGCGCCGCTTTCTCACTCAAATCCCCTTGCAGGGATATTCTATGCTTTCCTTCATCTGCAGTCATACCATCCCTAGCGCATAGGCGCTCGAGCTGCACTTTCTCGGCAACAAAAACAACCCATACCTCATCCATCCGAACCTGCCAGCCCGTCTCAAATAACAGTGGCACGTCAAATACCACGGCAAGTTCTCCTTTGGCAGCTGCCGCCTGTGCCTCCTCTGCAGCTCGCGCTAAAATACGCGGGTGCAGGATGTTCTCCAGTTTTTTTCTTGCTGAATCGTCAGCAAAAACGATAGCTCCCAGTTTGCGGCGGTCAAACTCCCCCGAAGGAAGAATAATGCCAGCTCCGAAAGCAGTCGCTACCGCTCGATAGCCAGGAGTCCCCGGCTTTACCACTTCACGAGCCAAATGATCGGCGTCGATAATGGTCGCCCCCATCTTTTTTAGCAAAGAGGCAACAAAACTCTTACCGCTGCCAATTCCTCCTGTCAGACCAATCCATTTCATAACCAACTCTACTCTCCCTTGTACGGTTGGCAGCTAGAACACCAATGCGTCCCTCTACCTGCGACCGCTGCGCGCGATATGGCTTGACCGCACTGCAAACACGGCTCGC
This genomic window from uncultured Anaeromusa sp. contains:
- a CDS encoding lytic transglycosylase domain-containing protein, whose protein sequence is MRSVACLFLLVLVVYGGYRSVWFEENYRFPFPYRPLVETYAASRELDPMLVAAVIQAESKFKPQAVSNQGARGLMQMMPETAQWVAHNIGEDAFFEEHLNEPETNIRFGTWYLASLKQEFQGNEVLMLAAYNGGRGTVRQWMRTYGWNFSFQDVKAIPYGETREYVERVLSGRERYRQLYGNKG
- the coaE gene encoding dephospho-CoA kinase (Dephospho-CoA kinase (CoaE) performs the final step in coenzyme A biosynthesis.), which produces MKWIGLTGGIGSGKSFVASLLKKMGATIIDADHLAREVVKPGTPGYRAVATAFGAGIILPSGEFDRRKLGAIVFADDSARKKLENILHPRILARAAEEAQAAAAKGELAVVFDVPLLFETGWQVRMDEVWVVFVAEKVQLERLCARDGMTADEGKHRISLQGDLSEKAAQADVCIDNNGTEEATLLQVKEQWMRVLQGVLPQRAVFLERRPHE